DNA from Chiloscyllium plagiosum isolate BGI_BamShark_2017 chromosome 35, ASM401019v2, whole genome shotgun sequence:
ttgcGACTCTAGATCGAtgcaaatataaattgttgttgttgttattatGCCATTAAATGATATCTCTTGGTCCTCTCTGTGTTTGTCTCCCAGTTAAACCCGAAGTTGTGCAGATGGATGCTGAGTACAGGGAACACAATGACTCTGGTCTGTTCCTCGCCCTTTTTGTCTTGGTTCATGCGAACCCTCCAGCCACCATTACCTGGGTGGACGAGAGTGGACACGTCATCGTGAACACCTCCCACTTCATGATCCTGGACACTAAGACGTACCCATGGCTAACCAATCACACGGTCCATGTGCAGTTATCCAGCCTGGCCAAAAACTACACCTTCACCGCTGGCAATGAGTTTGGTGCAACAAAATCCTCCTTTTCTTTCCCAGGTAAACTGTGTGACAAATCTGCTGTTGATTATAAAACCtgtttcaaagcatttcaaagtcctggttttccaaaatgcattgatTCTGTCAGTGGTGTATTAAAGGGATATGGAGCCAAGGCAGGGAGATCAGTTACTGGTTATCAGCCATGACCTAATTAAATGAGGGAGCTGGTTTGAGCACTTTCTCCTGTGTCaagtctttaatttttttaatagaatcccctacagtggggaagcaggccattcagcccatactgaccttccaaagagctaTCCCACTCATACTTACACCACTAcaatatctctgcatttcccaagattaattcatttaacctgcatgtccttggacactatgggcaaattattATGACCAATCCActgaatctgcacatctttggaatgtggaaggaagccggagcacctggaggaaacctatgcagacatgaggcaaatgtgcaaactctgcacagacagtcagccgaggctggaatcaaacctgggtccccagtgctgttaggcagcagtactaatcattgagccaccatgctgccctaagtTTTAGGGATGTGGATGTCCCTGCCAAGGCTGCTATTTGTCCTTAATTGCATTGGAAGGAGGGtgtcagagggcatttaagagtcgactacattggctgtgggtctggcgtcacgtgtaggccaaaccagttaagaatggcagattttccttccctgaaggagattagtgaacccaATGAATTTTTCTGACCATCGATAAgcattcatggtcatcataacTGAGACGAGCTTTCTATTGTTCAGATTTAATAAATTGAGTTTAACCTCCACCCTCTGCCAACgtgggatttgaacatgtggTCCCCAGACCATTTGGTGGGCCTTGGGATTATTAACGCAGTGACTTTACCACTATGCCATCAACCCCCAGATAAGAGTTGATCATTCACTTGTTTAAACCCTACTCCAGAGGTGGACACTTCCAGcacagtcctgagggagtgcagcactgtcggaggtgcTATCTTTCAGATTTGAGTTTAACTGGAGGCTCCACCTCAGGTGTGGGCATAACAAAGGTCCTACAGCACTCTTTCAAAGAAAAGGTGAGTTctccctgatcaatatttatcctgctgctccaaaagtttgtgatttaaacccattggactataacctaatgtcatgtgacttctgacactaTTTATCCTCTAATTttatgttgtacaggacattggttaggtcactgttggaatattgtgtgcaattctggtctccttcctatcagaaagatgttgtgaaacttgaaagggttcagaaaagatttacaaggatgttgccagggttggaggatttgagctacagggagaggctgaacaggctgtggctgttttccctcgagcatcggagactgaggggtgaccttatagaggtttacaaaattatgaggggcatggataggataaatagacaaagtcttttccctgggttgggggagtccagaaatagagggcataagtttagggtgagaggggaaagatataaaagggacgtaagggggaactttttcatgcagaggctagtacgtgtatggaatgtgctgccagaggatgtggtggagactggtacaattgcaatatttaaaggcatctgaatgggtatatgaataggaaggatttggagggatatgggccgggtgctggcaggtgggaccagattgggttgggatatctggttggtgtggacgagttggacctaagggtctgtttccgtgctgtacatatctatgactctataatcagtAATGAAtaaatagggtggcatggtggctcagcggttagcactgctgcctatcagcatcagggtcccaggttcgaatccagcctggggcatctgtctgtgtggagtttgcacattctccctgtgtctgcatgggtttcctccgggtgctcggatttcctcccatattccaaagatgtgcaattggccatgtaaattgcccatattgttaggtgcattagtcagagggaaatgggtctgggtgggttactgttcagagggtcggtgtggactggttgggccgaagggcctgtttccacactgtagggcatctaatctaaaaaatgatcAGGTCTTTATCATGTTGCTGTTGGTGAGAGCTTGCTGTCTGCAGATTGGCAGCCATTGAGAGTGTGAAAGGCACTATGTGAATGCAGGGCTCTCTTTCCAGTTTGGGAGGGACTTGTGCGAACAGTTGGCCAGCTGATCCTCTCTGCTTTACTCTCCCAGGTTTCCTCCATTCACGTGTTGAAGTGCCTGTTTTAGTTATCATTCTCGCAGGAGTTGTCGGGCTCCTCAGTATCCTGCTCCTCAATGTTGTTGTGCTGTGTGCTGTATATCGGAGGAAGAAGGGACAAGCAGGTGAGAGACTCAGTGGGACATTCCAATGTGTTGGCCAATGACAACTTATCATAGCAAATGTCCGGCCACCAAAGCCACTTGCAGACTTGTGGGTAACTGCTGAGTATGAGAACATGGCGAAGGTCCTGCTTTTGGCACTTGCTCCCTGATAAAATGACTGATAGTATTTTAGCAGAACAGTGGCTGCtacagcaggttagaggctaggaataatgtggtgagtaactcaccttctgacagtCTAAACACTGCCTACCATCTACAAGCACAAGTcgggagtgtgttggaatactccccactagcctggatgggtgcagctccaacaacactcaagaaacttgacaccatccaggacaaagctgcccagttgattgacaccacatccaccaccgaTGCACAGTACCAGCAGTGTGTGtcatctacaagaggcactgcagcaactcactgagCTTTTTTCAGAAAGAACTTTTGTAAATCCGTGACCTCTACCgtctggaaagacaagggcagcagctaaaTGGGAATGCTACCAttttcccctctaagccactcaccctcctgacttggaaatatatcacccttccttcactgtcactgggtcaaaatcctataaTTTCCTccttaatggcactgtgggttTCCTTACACCAAATGGACAGTAGTGGTTTCAAAAAGGAAAAGCCCCCGCTatcttctccagggtaattagagatgggcactaaatgctggcccaaccagcgacACACATCCTGCGAGCAATGTGAAAGAGTAAAAATCTTTTCAgggcaccttgttgaatgttcTGTTGCTTTGCAATGGAAAGATTCCTGTCAACATTTCTCTGGAGACCAGAACTTAATAGAGTGTCTGTATGCTCATTGTACaccacaggaagaggccatttggcccatcaagtctcgcTTTTTCTAATTCAGCTACTCCCACCATTCTGCTCTTTCAGCTCCAGCTCCCTTCAATATTTTGCCTCgtgtttatccaatttccttttgaaggcTACTATTGAGTCTATACCCAGCATCCTAACAGACAGTGttttccaaatcctaaccacagGTATAGTATAAAAAACATTTAATAATGTTgcgtgtgtttttttaaatcttaaactTGTTCCTCTAGTTAGTGATCTGTCAGCCAATCGAAACGGTTTCAGTTTTTGTCCATAATCTGAATACTTCTTCATTTGAATCCtgttatcaaatctcctcttatccTTCTCAGCTGTAGGGAGAGCGGCCCCAGGTTTTCTCGTCTCTCCCTGTAAGTACAGTCCCTTATTCCTAAAACCATCTCGGCAattcttcacatccttcctcaggaatggtCAAGTTGGTGTTGTAATGTCAAACCTTTGGAACTAATTTGCATAGAGTCATAAAAATAGTGATCTAGTGATGATCTCACTGATTGTTTTTATTAGTTCATGAGACATGCTGACTGCTGTTCGGATACGAGAACTATTTAAAAGTTCATGGAATCCTTTTGAAAGCCATCAGTGTGTGCTAAGTTGCCAGCTTCTGACATCACTAgttaggccaccatttattgcccatccctaattgtgaaCCACTCTAGTCCATGATGGTGTGGGCATGGACTGGGGGTGGTGGAGGTTGGGATGGTAAGGGTATCAGGGCACTCATCttgatgttagggagggagttcccaggattttcacccagtggcTGTGAAAGAACAGCATGATAGTTAGACACGTGTGTGCAAAGTGGTGGGAGGGGTTGGGGTAGATTAAGGGGACTATTCAGATTcttgagcttgttccaccattcacagACGGTTGATCTctctgtgtttcaaattccacattcttgtCTTGCCTTGATTCCCTTATCCTTGATTCCCCTAGATAACAAGAATCTGTTCacctctgtgttaaaaatattcaatgattccccctccctctctcctacCTTGATTGCCTTAGGAGGCACAGAGTACCAAAGTCACACAACCTTCTAAGGGTAAAACACGACTCCCCCATATCTCTCCTAAAAGGGTGACCTCTCGTTTTAAAAAGTGCACCCTAGTTCTGAACTGACCCACAGGAGGGAGCACTTTTTTTacatccatcttgtcaagatcATTCAAAATCCTGTACGTTTCATTCAAGTTACCCctcactccagcgaaaacaagcCCACTTTGCCCATTCTTACCTCATAAGATAACCTGCTCGTTCTGATGTGAGTGgtgaaaccttctctgaaccacctccaatgcatttacaacattccaagtcaggatggcttatgacttggaggggaactacaGGTTGGTGtgttcatgtatctgctgcccttgtccttgtctGTATTAGAGATCACTGGAAAGTTACCACAGTGTATTTGACAGTACAGACTGTTGCCAGTGCGGGTCCACGGTGGATGGGGTGAATGTTTGCCCTGGTGGACAGTGCCATTTGAGTGAGTCACTTTGCCTGAGATGTGTTGAACTCTTGAGTTTTGTTGCTTCAGAGAGAACATTAACAGAGACACAAGGCAGCGGGGCCTGCTTctacaaaataatattttatttctgCTCAGCTGAGAGAACAGGTGAAGTCTTGGTTTCGAATGTTAtcagaaagacagcacctctgacagtgtggcacaccctcagtaccgCAAAGGGTAGCCACCTGGATTTTGAGCTCAACTCCCTCCAACTCGGAGTTTCTAGTGTTACCAGCTGAGTTATAGATGATGGTTTGGAAATGATTGAACCTGAAATTTCTGTGCACAGGACAATAATTGATTCCTTTTTTCCCCAATCTGTTCCAGATGTAAAACCTGACTGTGACTCAGCTGTTCACAGGTAAATAATGCTCTCAGGTGTTACCTTTTGGTTTGTACTTCACATCTTTATTGCCTCTATGCAGGTTTGATCCTTAGCTATACGTCACAACTCAGTGGGGGAGCACACTGGAATTTAAGCCCTGCTGTTCATAGACTGTCacaaaaattaaagttaaaaatcacacaacatcaggttatagtccaacaggtttatttggaagcactagcttttggagcactgctccttcatcaggcgattgaaccataacttggtgtgtgatttttaactttgtacacccgagcCCAACACCAGTGTCACCAagtcatcacaaaaattaaagttttataaaagTTTGCAAACTTTCCCAATTTATCTGTCTTTTAGACCCAGGTGGACAAAGCTCAGAAGACATTTCTGTACTGACAAaagttactatttattacaaataaatagacgATGGTTACATATAAACAACCATAAACTACTGGCATACAAATCTATTAGTTAAGACTCTGACTCCCTTATAAACTTCCCCATTACACACAGCCAGGCACAAAACAAAACATGGGTGTTACGGACAGAGGGAAAGACTGAGACGGCAGTTCACTGCTCTCTACTTGTGCTGATCAAAATGGTGAATCTCAGTTTTGCTTCTCCAGATACTTTAATTTGTTGTCAAACAATTTGAATAACAATACTGAGCAAATCCTCTTCTTCCATAAAATGGCTCTGTCTTTTTCTCAACGCAGTGAATCCACAAATGTTAAATGTGATGAAGCAGAGATACCGAGAGAAACCATTTCACTTCAGTCAAATCTGCGGCTGAATCCAGACTTGAATAACCTGAGCCAATCTCCTGCAGGTAGGTCACCATCTTCATCTTGAGTGGGTTTTCTCTGAATCGCTAGTTGATTTCTTTTATTGCTTTAAAGGAATGAGGTACAGTCAAGTCCACCCTTTGCAAATGCAGAAGAGCTTACTGGGTATATTTTTGCCCTCTCCAGAACTAATCTGCAGCTGCCTATGGTTTTAAAGTAAACTTTGCCCACGCTGTCAGAAGTGCACATTGTGTTTGACTTTCTCAATTTATCTGCCACATTCGCCATTAGTGAAATTGCAATTGATGAGGTTTGCTGGGAATGTGTCCTCCCAAACTAAAGGACCTTGTTGTAATGCAAGAGCCGGCTGTTCAACATCATGCAGAGGGGGGTGATTTTAAGGAGTTGtgggtggcttggtggctcaaTGGGGTCAACCCCAccattgggcgactgtctgtgtggagtttgcacattctccccatgtctgcatgggtttcttctgggtgctccagtttcctcacacagtccaaagatgtgcaggttagatagttgctaagttgcccataatgtccagagatatgcaggctaggtggattagtcatgggaaatgtgggattacagggagaggatgaagggttgggttggggtgggatgctctgttcgaggttcagtgtggactcagtgggccgaatggctgcttcagcattgtagggattctatgagtttaTGTTTCAAGGAATTTCTTAGAGTGAACAAGGaaaaagagtaggccattcggcccttcgagcctgctacactattcaataaggtcatggctgatctgattttaacctcaactccacagTCCTTCATTCTCCCAGTTAACTTTCATtcccttggtcatcaagaatctgtcccatctctgccttaaaaacttTTAAAGATTCTGTACCCACTGCCTTTTgatgaagggaattccaaaaaaaGTTTCcccatctctgctttaaatgggcATCCCTTATTTTCAAACTGGGAGCCGTGGTCCTGAAAGAAAGGGAATGGAGAGGTTTAGAAACAGGATTTGCAGGGAATGAGCTTCAGGCACAGCCACCAGTAGCAGAGTAATGGAAAACGCGGACCCTCAGCAGGTCAGAATTAGAGTTTGGAGAGACAGCAAGACTGTGGAGGGATTTATAAATGACAATGTGAACTTTTCAATGGAGTTGACCTAGGATTGAGGTCAGTAAACATCAtggtgatgggctgaatgggcctCAGTGTGTTGGCATTCAAAGATTTTCACACACACTCATGTTGTTTTCTTGCTGAAATTCTTTTTCTCTTAAAGTTTGGTTATTCTTGAGCATTTACTAATGTTGCCAATTCCTTCTGCTGTGAACCAGAGCCCCATCAAGGATCGAGACCGCTGTCTGAAAGCCATGCGGCGTGTGAAGATCTCTCCGATCAGGAGAACATCTCAGCCGCAGACTCTAGAGGTGAGGAATTTACACAGCCTGACTCAGCATTGCGCCGTGTTCACCTGTGGTCAGTACTTTCACATGAAATGAGTCAACCTGGTCTCTTTCCTACACTGTGGTTCACAAATGAGCACTGTACAGTTACTATGGTGATATGAAGCTTTCTTCGGGGATCTGGGTGTTGCTGCCATTGACCTGCAATGTTCATAGAACTATACCCTAGAGACCCCATCCTGTAActgcaaactttttattaactggTCCCTTTGGGACCAGGAATGTGCCAGTTGatctggataatcaagaggtccacataatcaatgtaaaaacacagtaGTAGAAATGTTATATGAGggatatacacatcactgttatactttatttacaacataaatCAATTAAATAAGAATACAACTTTGTCTTAAGTACAACTTAGCAACAGAGAGCCTTCTCACCTGCATGTCCACTGACTACTCAGACATCACAGTGATCGCGCTAACATAGTAAAACTCCAGTATTTGAGAGACAGATGTTTGCCAATTTACCGAGAGGGTCACCTCATTTTAAGCTgccggttaaaacaaagtttgttgtATTATCATACGCCCGGAAACTATTCCCTCATTCGCATGACCACCCTCCGAGAGACTTACCTACAAGTATAAAACAAGGTTGGGGAATCTCAAAGCTGGGAATCTTTACAAAAGGAGAGGAGTTAGTAAGGATAGTTAAAATCTAAAATTAttcaaagaactgctgatgctataaatctgaaacaacaacaagaaattgctggagaaaatcagcaggtgtggcagcatcgtGGAGAGCAGACAGAGTAAGTGTTGGTCATCCGCAGAGTGGAAATGGGAAGTTAATTGTAAATAATAAGGAAACAGCTGatgaaataaacaaatattttgtttgtgtCCTCACTAGAGAGGAACAACTGCAGTTCAGGAGGTGGAAGGGCCAGGAGTGTAGTGAAATTACAATGGTGAGGGACGTGGTACTGAATAAACTGAGGGAGCTGTGGTCTGACAAGTCTCCTGATCCAGATCAACTCCAATCTGAGGCCTTCAAAAAGGTAGCCAAATGAAGTAGATGTGTGAGCTTTTCCAAGATTCCTggattcaggaaagattctgTTAGACTGTAAAGTAGCAAGTGTGACCTCATGTTCTTTTGGAATCATGTAGGCCCTGTTAGCTTGACTTGTGTCTTGGGAAAggtgttagaattgatcattaagGAGGTTACAGTAAGGCACTTAGAAAATCTCAAGATAATTGGGAAAAGATTTGTGAAACAGACATATGTTTAAACAATTTATTAGAGTCCTTTAGAAGTGTATCACATATTGTGGAAAAGGGGGACGCCGCACATGTTCTGTGCtcggatttccaaaagacatttgataagattatttcggaaaataaaagttcatattTTAGGGGGTAACGTAtagacatggatagaagattggctggctgttAGAAAATAGACAGTAGGCATAGATGGAACTTTCTCTAATTGGCAGGGTGTGATAAATGGAATACCTCAGGATAAATGCTTTGGTGtcaaccttttacaatttacGTAGATAAGGGGAATGAAGGCATGGTAGCTGAGTTCACAACAACACTGAGTTAGGTGGTGAGGTATGTTGTGACAAAGACATGAGCAGGTTGCAGGCTGAGACAGCTAGGATGGGTGAGTGTGCGAAAATCTGACGGATGGAGTCTATTgtggggaaaatatgaagttgttccctttttcaggaagaatgaaaaagcagaatgttaCTTAAATGGACAATAATGGCAGGATTCTGAGGTGCagaaggatttaaatgttttggtgcatgagtcacaaagcATTCGCATGCAGGTACCAAGAAGATCGTGGAATGCTATCTCTTTATGAAGAGAGGAATTGAACTTTACAGTAAtgatgaacaaaaacagaaattgctggataagctcagcagaaccggcagcatctgtggagagaaatcagagttaatgtttcgggttgagtgatgCTTTCTCAGAACccattctaaggaagggtcacttcgactgaaacgttaactctgatttctttccacgggtgctgccagagctgctgagcttatccagcaatttctgtttttctgatttacagcatctgcagttcttttgggtttatttttaaagtgatgatgttatgcttcagttatacaggacgcaGAGAGAGACCATatcttgaatactgtgtacagtcttgGCTTTTTATTTAAGGAGGAATATAAATATTTAGGTAGTTCGGGGAGGCTTACTggactaacacctggattgaatGGTTTGTTTTACAAGGACAGGCTGGGattgtatcctctggagtttggaagagtgagGTCTGACAGAATTTAATCTCA
Protein-coding regions in this window:
- the LOC122540594 gene encoding transmembrane protein 25 isoform X1, which codes for MRVAGCDNVVGAFLLLQLETYVRSENVEPFPLLNGRPRPVVSLEENVSKEFTCRMDGWKSVPVVTWYLNGKKQMSNQTMLIPSSSETVNQSFSSFVITTHRKDKELNCSATDPVTGRTENASVILNVQFKPEVVQMDAEYREHNDSGLFLALFVLVHANPPATITWVDESGHVIVNTSHFMILDTKTYPWLTNHTVHVQLSSLAKNYTFTAGNEFGATKSSFSFPGFLHSRVEVPVLVIILAGVVGLLSILLLNVVVLCAVYRRKKGQADVKPDCDSAVHSESTNVKCDEAEIPRETISLQSNLRLNPDLNNLSQSPAEPHQGSRPLSESHAACEDLSDQENISAADSRGFVRFPMYGYIYKVSSMSSDEIWL
- the LOC122540594 gene encoding transmembrane protein 25 isoform X2, whose protein sequence is MDGWKSVPVVTWYLNGKKQMSNQTMLIPSSSETVNQSFSSFVITTHRKDKELNCSATDPVTGRTENASVILNVQFKPEVVQMDAEYREHNDSGLFLALFVLVHANPPATITWVDESGHVIVNTSHFMILDTKTYPWLTNHTVHVQLSSLAKNYTFTAGNEFGATKSSFSFPGFLHSRVEVPVLVIILAGVVGLLSILLLNVVVLCAVYRRKKGQADVKPDCDSAVHSESTNVKCDEAEIPRETISLQSNLRLNPDLNNLSQSPAEPHQGSRPLSESHAACEDLSDQENISAADSRGFVRFPMYGYIYKVSSMSSDEIWL